The Syntrophaceae bacterium genomic interval GCGTCGGCGTCAAGTGCGCCACCATCACCGCCAACGAGGACCGCGTCCGGGAATATTCGCTGAAGAAGGCCTGGAAGAGCCCCAACGCCACCATCCGGGCCTTCCTGGACGGGACGGTGTTCCGGACGCCCATCCTCGTCAAGAACATCCGGCCCTCCGTGGCTTCCTGGAGACGGCCCATCATCATCGGGCGCCATGCCTACGGAGACGTCTACAGCGGAGTCGAGATCCGCGTCCCCGGAGAGGGGACAACGGAGATCGTGTTCACCCCCTCTGACGGCGGGGAGCCTCTCCGGAAGACCATTCACGCCTTTACGGGCCCCGGCATCATCCAGGGAATCCACAATACCGATGCCTCCATCGAGAGCTTCGCCCGGGCCTGTTTCACCTATGCCCTGGACCGGAAGGTGGATGTCTGGTTCAGCACCAAGGACACCATTTCCCAGACCTACGATGCCCGGTTCCGGGAGATCTTCCAGCGGGAGTACGACGCAAACTGGAAGCAGGCCTTCGAGAAGGAGGGAAGGGAGTACTTCTTCACCCTCATCGACGACGCGGTGGCGCGGGTCATGAAGTCCGAGGGCGGGATGCTCTGGGCCCTGAAAAATTATGACGGCGACGTCCTGTCCGACATGGTCGCCTCCGCCTGCGGCAGCCTGGCCATGATGACCTCCGTCCTCGTGTCGCCCAGGGGCTGGTACGAGTTCGAGGCGGCCCACGGGACGGTGCAGAAGCACTATTACAAACACCTCAAGGGGGAGGTGACGTCCACCAACTCGATGGCCCTCATCTTCGCCTGGACGGGAGCCCTCCGGAAACGGGGGGAGATGGACGGGACCCCCGACGTCGCCGCTTTTGCCGACGCCGTGGAGAAGGCGGCCATCGGGACCATCGAGGACGGAGTCATGACGGGCGATCTCCTGGTCCTGGCCGATTCGGGGCCGCAGAACCGGAAGGTGACCACCGAGGGATTCATCGACGCCGTGGCGGAGCGGCTGGCGAGGGAATGGTAGTCTTTCCTCCGAGGCCTTCCCGGCAGGGAGTTCCATGGAAAAGCCGAATCTCCGGGACATGACGCTGGACGAGCTGGAGGCCTTCATCGCCGGGATGGGGAAGGAGCGCTACCGGGCCCGCCAGATCATGAAGTGGATGTACAACACGCCGGCGGCGTCCTTCGGCGAGATGACCACCCTGTCGCGTCCGTTCCGGGAGCAGATGGAGGTTCAGGCCTCCCTGGACCAGCCGGAGATCGCCGGCGAGCAGGTCTCCCGGGACGGGACGAAAAAAATCCTCTTCCGGCTTCGGGACGGGCGGTTCATCGAGAGCGTCCTGATCCCGGGAAAGAACCACTGGACCGCCTGCGTGTCCACCCAGGCGGGCTGCGCCATGGGCTGCCGGTTCTGTCTGACGGGGAAGACGGGGCTTGGGCGCGATCTCCGGCCGTCGGAGATCACGGGGCAGTTGACGCGCCTGAAGTTTTTCACTCCCGAGGGGCCGGACGTGAAAAACATCGTCCTCATGGGAATGGGAGAGCCCCTCGCCAACTACGGGAACACGATCAAGGCCCTGAAAAACCTGACCTCCGATCACGGGCTGGGATTCTCAACCCGGAAAATCACGGTGTCCACCTGCGGCCTGCCGCCCCAGATCGTCCGGCTCGGGGAAGAACTCTGCGTGAACCTTGCCGTCTCGCTGAACGCGCCGGACGACCGGCGCCGTGATGAGTTGATGCCAGTAAACCGGAAGTACCCCCTGGATGTTCTCCTCAAGGCGTGCCGCGACTATCCCATGCCGGGGCGGCGGATGCTGACCTTCGAATACATCCTCATCGGCGGTGTCAACGATGCACCGGCCGACGCGGAGATGCTTGCCCGGCTTCTCCGGGGGCTCCGCTGCAAAATCAACCTGATCGCCTTCAATGAATTCCCCGGCTCCCCCTATCGAAGCCCCTCGGAAGAGGCGGTGCAGACCTTCCGGGACATCCTCATCCGCCGGCATTACACGGCTATCCTCCGGGCCAGCAAGGGAAGCGACATCCTCGCCGCCTGCGGCCAGCTGAGCGGCCGGGCGGCGGACGAGGGCGGACCTCCGCCTTCTCAATCCTCCAGCGCATAAGGCAGCGATTCCCGGATACTTTCCGGGATCCGGCCGTAGGCTCCCTCGAACTCCTCCAGGAAGGCCTGCCGTCCCCGGAAGAAATCCTCAACCTTCTTTCTCAATACCGCCGGATCTTCGTACAGCCTGGAGGCGACCATCATGTCCAGGTTCGCCCGGTCGCACTGGATGGGGTAGGAATATCCCAGAACGTCCGCATCGGAACTGAAGCGGATCTGGCGGCGCACCAGGTCGTTGTAGGACGCCAGGGACTGGCGGAGGGTGACCTTCCGCTCGAAGGCGCCGATGGTGCCCGTGTTGGCCAGGTAACACCGGACGGGGTTCTTCATCAGGATTTCGTAGAAGAGCAAGGCGTGTTCCAGCCGGTTTCCCGTCAGGAAAGGGTCGAGAAAGATCTCCCGCTTGAACTTGCCCGCTTCCTCGGGATTGCCGCCGCTCGATTCGATCGACTCGCCGTAGAGAAACTGCATGACCGCCTGCTCGGGGGTGAGGCGGGAGAGGGCGTTGGCGAGGGGATTCCGGGTCAGGATGATGATGTTGTGGATCCGGTCCGCCCGGAGACCGGGACTGGCGATCTCCAGGTTGGCCCGGGTGACGATGGCCCGGCCGTTGCCCGTCTTGGACGTATCCCGGAAATCGGGAGTGTAGGGATATTTCGTGATGGCCACGTTTTCCAGGAAGGCGTCCCGGGACTCGGCGGCCCGGAGGATCTCCGGCTGGCTTTCGTCAAGGCCTTCCGTCTTCACGTAGAGCCCGCCCATCTCGAAGGCCTCGTAACCGCCGTCGTGACTGAAGGTCCCGCCGTCATCGCCGATCATCTCCGAAGACTCCCGGGGCAGGCGGGCGAAGGAGCGGCAGAGGGTGGTGGTTTTTCCCGTGGCGGTGAGGCCGGACACGGCGGTGACGACCTCCGTCAGCTCCGGCCGGTCCGTCTCGGGGCAGAAGACCCACAGCATGTCCCGGCGCGCCCCGGCGTGAAGGAAAACGCCCGTCCGGTCGATGGCCTTGACGCGCCAGTTCTCGAAATGGAACACGCCTTTCTTTCCCTCTCCAAGGTACATGGTATTGCGGCAGATCTTGACCTGCTCCCCCCGGCGGCTTCCCATCATCAGGCGGACCGTCAGGTCCTTGTCGAGGAGCTTCCGGCAGCGGTTGAGCCGGAAGGCCTCGTCGGTGAAAAAGAGGATTGTGTAGGTCGGATCCTCCACCTGCCGCGGTGTCGGGGAGTCGTCGAAGAGGAGCTTCAGGCCGTAGGCGATCTGGGTAAAGGGCTCCGGGATCAGGAAACGGCAGGACACCCCGTCCCGGCCGTCGCCGACGAATACGTCCAGGGAGACGATCCGCTCCGTCCGGAGGCACGAGACCGCCTGCTCCGCCAGGGCGTTTTCCTCCTCTCCGAAGGCGTCGTCGACGCTGTTCTTCGTGTGCGGGGCCGACCGGTTCATGGGCTCCGAATCGGAGGCCAGGGAGCCGTAGGACGTGCGGACGACGTCCTCCTGACGCATCGCGATATCCTTGATCTCGGAGAGGGAACGGCCCTCCAGTAGCCGTCCGTCCCTCCGGGCTTCTTCGAAAATCCGCCGGGTCGCATTTGTGAAAATGTTCATTCCATACCTCCAGAGTTGACAACAGCTGGTATCCTGTCATACCGGTAGCAGCGATGAAACCGTTTCTCTCTTTCCTTTCCAGACTGCCGATGAAGCCGTCCACCCGGGACTTTCTCCGGGAAGCGGAAACGGTGCCGGGCTTCGGGTTCCTGGACTTCGTTCATGGATACGTCTACGGCCGCTGGCCCGCTCTGTACGTTGGCATTGCAACGGGGTGCCATCCCCTGGCCCGGACACTCGGTCCGCCCGCCCGGTGGCTTCTCGATCAGTATGAGCGGGCCGCCCGGAGCCCGGGCGCCGGCGCCCGGGAAAACGGCAGTCCCCGGGCCAGGGGAGGCTTTGCCGACGTGTATCACGGCAAGGTGATGCCGCTGGAGGGCGCGTCCCGCCTCGTGTCCGTCCGGCGGGAGGTTCGCCTTGCAGGTCTGGAATCGGTCGTTCCCTATCTCGTGGCCCGTGATCTGATCCTCCGGGAGCCCGACCGGATCGTCGCCCTTGAGTGCCCCTGCCGGGCCTATCGTGCCGACCCGTGCAAACCCCTGGACGTTTGCCTCGTTGTCGGGGAGCCCTTTGCCTCCTTCGCCCGGGAGCACAACCCGCGGAAGAGCCGCTGGATCAATCAGGAGGAAGCGGCATCGATCCTGAAGGCGGAGCACCAGCGGGGGCACGTTCACCACGCCTTCTTCAAGGACGCCATGCTGGACCGCTTCTATGCCATCTGCAACTGCTGCTCCTGCTGCTGCGGAGCCATGGGGGCCTACAGGGACGGGAGCCCTATGCTGGCCTCCTCCGGGTATGTTTGCAGGATCGACGAGGGACTCTGCGCCGGATGCGGGACCTGCGTCGGAACCTGTCCCTTCCGAGCGATTAGCCTGGACGGCGAAGCCGCCGTTATCGATCCGGTCTCCTGCAT includes:
- a CDS encoding NADP-dependent isocitrate dehydrogenase; translated protein: MAKAGKIVVKTPLVEMDGDEMTRVMWAIVKEKLLFPFLDIPLDYYDLHLKHRDDTDDRVTVEAARAVARLGVGVKCATITANEDRVREYSLKKAWKSPNATIRAFLDGTVFRTPILVKNIRPSVASWRRPIIIGRHAYGDVYSGVEIRVPGEGTTEIVFTPSDGGEPLRKTIHAFTGPGIIQGIHNTDASIESFARACFTYALDRKVDVWFSTKDTISQTYDARFREIFQREYDANWKQAFEKEGREYFFTLIDDAVARVMKSEGGMLWALKNYDGDVLSDMVASACGSLAMMTSVLVSPRGWYEFEAAHGTVQKHYYKHLKGEVTSTNSMALIFAWTGALRKRGEMDGTPDVAAFADAVEKAAIGTIEDGVMTGDLLVLADSGPQNRKVTTEGFIDAVAERLAREW
- the rlmN gene encoding 23S rRNA (adenine(2503)-C(2))-methyltransferase RlmN, yielding MEKPNLRDMTLDELEAFIAGMGKERYRARQIMKWMYNTPAASFGEMTTLSRPFREQMEVQASLDQPEIAGEQVSRDGTKKILFRLRDGRFIESVLIPGKNHWTACVSTQAGCAMGCRFCLTGKTGLGRDLRPSEITGQLTRLKFFTPEGPDVKNIVLMGMGEPLANYGNTIKALKNLTSDHGLGFSTRKITVSTCGLPPQIVRLGEELCVNLAVSLNAPDDRRRDELMPVNRKYPLDVLLKACRDYPMPGRRMLTFEYILIGGVNDAPADAEMLARLLRGLRCKINLIAFNEFPGSPYRSPSEEAVQTFRDILIRRHYTAILRASKGSDILAACGQLSGRAADEGGPPPSQSSSA
- a CDS encoding phosphoenolpyruvate carboxykinase — translated: MNIFTNATRRIFEEARRDGRLLEGRSLSEIKDIAMRQEDVVRTSYGSLASDSEPMNRSAPHTKNSVDDAFGEEENALAEQAVSCLRTERIVSLDVFVGDGRDGVSCRFLIPEPFTQIAYGLKLLFDDSPTPRQVEDPTYTILFFTDEAFRLNRCRKLLDKDLTVRLMMGSRRGEQVKICRNTMYLGEGKKGVFHFENWRVKAIDRTGVFLHAGARRDMLWVFCPETDRPELTEVVTAVSGLTATGKTTTLCRSFARLPRESSEMIGDDGGTFSHDGGYEAFEMGGLYVKTEGLDESQPEILRAAESRDAFLENVAITKYPYTPDFRDTSKTGNGRAIVTRANLEIASPGLRADRIHNIIILTRNPLANALSRLTPEQAVMQFLYGESIESSGGNPEEAGKFKREIFLDPFLTGNRLEHALLFYEILMKNPVRCYLANTGTIGAFERKVTLRQSLASYNDLVRRQIRFSSDADVLGYSYPIQCDRANLDMMVASRLYEDPAVLRKKVEDFFRGRQAFLEEFEGAYGRIPESIRESLPYALED
- a CDS encoding 4Fe-4S binding protein codes for the protein MKPFLSFLSRLPMKPSTRDFLREAETVPGFGFLDFVHGYVYGRWPALYVGIATGCHPLARTLGPPARWLLDQYERAARSPGAGARENGSPRARGGFADVYHGKVMPLEGASRLVSVRREVRLAGLESVVPYLVARDLILREPDRIVALECPCRAYRADPCKPLDVCLVVGEPFASFAREHNPRKSRWINQEEAASILKAEHQRGHVHHAFFKDAMLDRFYAICNCCSCCCGAMGAYRDGSPMLASSGYVCRIDEGLCAGCGTCVGTCPFRAISLDGEAAVIDPVSCMGCGVCVDGCPTGALALVRDFSRSDPLEIP